One region of Niallia sp. Man26 genomic DNA includes:
- a CDS encoding PTS transporter subunit EIIC, giving the protein MDYTKLAESVVSEIGGKENVSSITHCMTRLRFVLKDESKANTEAIKKIQGVLGTAVSGGQYQIIVGTGVSKAYDQVIKLLSIEHEQSAQNTERSSQVKEGAFNRFFKLISGILFPVMGVMTAAGIIKGLLAGFTSFQLLSTESGTYQILYAFSDGFFYFMPIILGVSAAMKLNSNPFVAATIGAGLVYPNITALYNEGAHITFLQIPVVLASYGNSVFPIIAAVALAAFIEKRIKDKVPDAVKFFLTPLLVLIITVPTTFLLIGPLMTYLSDILASGTQAVYGISPVITGIILGAFWQLVVIFGLHYAFIPILMNNITTMGEDPINAILNVTVFALAGAAIGFALKQKDKANRSLGFSTGMTGLFGVTEPIIYSIAIPYKKPFVAAFIGGGIAGGITAFMNAKMYGFGGNALFAAPLFINPKGIDSSFTAYIISALVAFFVTLAITYILTGKQTAKLMVKKNRAGRYNGKIN; this is encoded by the coding sequence ATGGATTATACAAAGTTGGCAGAAAGTGTTGTTTCTGAAATTGGAGGCAAGGAAAATGTTTCAAGCATTACACATTGTATGACAAGGCTGCGATTCGTGCTGAAGGATGAAAGCAAAGCAAACACAGAAGCCATAAAAAAAATACAAGGTGTATTAGGAACAGCTGTATCTGGCGGACAATATCAGATAATTGTTGGAACAGGAGTGTCGAAAGCATATGATCAGGTTATAAAACTGCTATCGATAGAGCATGAGCAGTCTGCACAAAATACCGAACGTTCTAGTCAAGTCAAAGAAGGGGCATTTAATCGCTTTTTTAAACTCATATCTGGCATTCTCTTCCCAGTAATGGGTGTCATGACAGCCGCCGGTATCATAAAGGGCTTGCTTGCAGGTTTTACTTCCTTTCAGCTGCTATCAACTGAAAGTGGCACCTATCAAATATTGTACGCTTTTTCAGATGGATTCTTCTATTTTATGCCGATTATTCTTGGCGTTTCTGCTGCGATGAAACTGAACTCCAATCCATTTGTGGCAGCAACGATTGGAGCAGGGCTTGTTTACCCTAATATTACTGCTCTTTACAATGAAGGAGCTCATATTACGTTCCTGCAAATACCGGTTGTGCTGGCGAGTTATGGAAATTCGGTGTTTCCGATTATTGCAGCAGTTGCCTTGGCAGCATTTATAGAAAAAAGAATAAAAGATAAAGTGCCGGATGCGGTGAAGTTCTTCCTGACTCCGCTCCTTGTTCTCATCATTACAGTACCTACAACCTTTTTATTAATTGGACCGCTGATGACTTATTTAAGTGATATTCTTGCATCTGGTACACAAGCAGTTTATGGGATAAGCCCAGTAATAACAGGAATAATCCTTGGAGCATTTTGGCAATTGGTCGTTATCTTTGGTCTGCATTATGCGTTTATCCCGATTCTAATGAACAATATTACAACAATGGGAGAAGACCCGATCAATGCCATTTTAAATGTAACTGTATTTGCCTTGGCAGGAGCAGCCATTGGTTTTGCTTTAAAGCAAAAAGATAAAGCGAATCGCTCACTAGGATTTTCGACAGGCATGACAGGGCTCTTTGGAGTAACGGAGCCGATTATTTACAGTATTGCGATTCCCTACAAAAAGCCATTTGTCGCTGCCTTTATAGGTGGAGGAATTGCCGGGGGCATAACAGCCTTTATGAATGCAAAAATGTATGGATTTGGCGGCAATGCACTTTTCGCTGCACCACTGTTCATCAATCCAAAAGGGATTGATTCTAGCTTTACAGCTTATATAATTTCAGCGCTTGTAGCATTTTTCGTAACATTAGCTATTACTTATATTCTGACTGGAAAGCAAACAGCTAAATTAATGGTTAAAAAAAATAGGGCAGGGAGATATAATGGAAAAATTAACTAA
- a CDS encoding AraC family transcriptional regulator, translating into MQKTELMELLFTMSDRELYYKTNPDYYNSLFDSCDSIELNNQKVYVFKFNDQKKENAYSPPNPTLEIVKHSRYSTIPFHIHDYIEMNYVYAGTCTAIVQDKVIPLQCGDVCIMDTNVPHTICDAEEKDIIINILMDKSYFTASMLGQLSSNSIISDFILEAISHDRLHNRFLLFHCQNSDKLGSHVENLLCEFYEPSFCSKDIINAYMVLIFAEMLRHFQTDNNSKSANGKQNPILDILLYMEENFQSCTLQEVAQHFSFHPNYLSRLIKKSTGKSFKQLLQEQKLNKASYLLNHTSMTIAEILNEIGYQNHGFFNRIFKERYNVTPKEYQRNIHLGQKSTPIS; encoded by the coding sequence ATGCAAAAAACTGAATTAATGGAGCTCTTGTTTACTATGTCTGACAGAGAGCTCTATTATAAAACCAATCCAGATTACTATAATTCCTTGTTTGATAGCTGTGACAGCATAGAGCTTAATAACCAAAAAGTATATGTCTTCAAGTTCAACGATCAAAAAAAGGAGAATGCCTATTCTCCGCCTAACCCAACTCTTGAAATTGTTAAGCATTCCAGGTATTCTACTATTCCTTTCCATATTCATGACTATATAGAAATGAACTATGTATATGCAGGGACCTGCACGGCTATCGTCCAGGATAAAGTTATCCCGTTACAGTGCGGAGATGTTTGTATCATGGATACAAACGTGCCTCATACAATCTGTGATGCAGAGGAAAAGGATATTATCATCAATATTCTCATGGATAAAAGCTACTTTACTGCTTCCATGCTCGGACAGCTGTCAAGCAATAGCATTATTTCCGACTTTATATTAGAGGCTATATCACATGATCGCCTGCATAACCGCTTTCTTTTATTTCACTGTCAGAACAGTGATAAGCTAGGCTCACACGTCGAGAATCTGTTATGTGAATTCTACGAACCTAGCTTTTGCTCAAAAGATATTATCAACGCTTATATGGTATTAATCTTTGCAGAAATGCTTCGACATTTTCAAACAGACAATAACAGCAAATCGGCTAATGGGAAACAGAATCCGATATTGGATATCCTTCTATACATGGAGGAAAATTTTCAAAGCTGTACCTTACAAGAGGTAGCACAGCATTTCAGCTTCCATCCCAACTATTTAAGCAGGCTTATTAAAAAAAGTACTGGGAAAAGCTTCAAACAGCTACTTCAGGAACAAAAGCTTAACAAAGCTTCCTATTTGCTAAATCACACATCCATGACAATTGCCGAAATTTTAAATGAAATAGGATATCAAAATCATGGCTTCTTTAATAGAATCTTTAAAGAGAGATATAATGTGACACCTAAAGAGTATCAAAGGAATATTCACCTTGGACAAAAAAGCACGCCCATTTCTTAA
- a CDS encoding EAL domain-containing protein has protein sequence MSSLSTKRFAYSFIVFFIVANVLWNIIFSSNQQLLDWGGVSFQLIACSASIYWILSTFLKDKTSAKSFWLLLALGVLFYLVGTMLWSYNQFILNNNSGYGKLAEKFFIVQNILYFLSLLVLINQIKSSLLTIRFLLDILIAMSAAVTFSWLFLIRPLFSQSANISFSLTELIYPILDLIVLVGVISLFNTSKRVLAKKTTFLLVAGLLTQIVADTIFTYLKVIDAYSVGSINEPMWILSALLIGLSGIYHQPAPAFALSRNNTQENENIYIKHIIPYFGVLILTFYFTYLLYGTHPVFLGLSISIILLIIRQIFTLLENDRLVDDLNRLNEGLEQKVKERTDKLVEIINSMEYLAFHDVVTGLPNRRYMEKRLAQALENNCSSKKLAFILLDLDRFKHINDSLGHSYGDLLLKEVGERLSANVSPNGVVCRIGGDEYALLIENAEICKIEELAQLILKSLRESYFINNVELNITPSIGIAMYPDHGSDLDALLMKADTAMYNVKENGKDHFKVYNGSMSMKSIMELERSIRKGLERNEFILHYQPQISLHTRQIVGVEALVRWERPGIGLVPPGEFIPIAEETGLILPIGESVLWQACRQSVLWCKKGFPDLRIAVNISSLQFQQENFVNLVKTIMNETGANPKNIELEITESIAMGPIEQNMSKLACLKEMGFNIAIDDFGTGYSSLHYLSKFQIDRLKIDRSFITSLEKSEKDTAIVRMIVMMSKALNVKVIAEGVEDEHQRAFLEEVQCDELQGYLFSRPLNVEDCEKFLVNNAL, from the coding sequence ATGTCTAGTCTAAGTACAAAACGGTTTGCCTATTCCTTTATCGTTTTTTTTATTGTGGCAAACGTCCTTTGGAATATCATCTTCAGCAGCAATCAACAGCTGCTGGACTGGGGCGGTGTAAGCTTCCAGTTGATTGCCTGCAGTGCATCTATCTATTGGATCCTATCCACATTTTTAAAAGATAAAACTTCAGCTAAAAGCTTTTGGCTTTTGCTTGCATTAGGGGTGCTGTTCTATCTTGTCGGCACAATGCTTTGGAGCTATAACCAATTTATTTTAAATAATAATAGCGGCTATGGTAAATTAGCAGAGAAATTTTTTATCGTACAGAACATTTTATATTTTTTGTCCTTGCTTGTCCTGATTAACCAGATTAAAAGTTCGCTTTTAACCATTAGATTTTTGCTGGATATCTTAATTGCGATGTCGGCAGCAGTAACCTTTAGCTGGTTGTTTTTAATTAGACCTTTATTCAGTCAATCTGCTAATATTAGCTTTTCGTTAACAGAATTGATTTATCCCATATTAGATCTTATTGTCCTAGTAGGGGTAATTAGTCTTTTTAATACATCGAAAAGAGTTTTGGCTAAGAAAACTACCTTTCTGCTTGTTGCTGGTTTACTTACACAAATAGTCGCAGACACGATTTTTACTTATCTTAAAGTGATCGATGCTTATTCTGTCGGCAGTATTAATGAACCAATGTGGATATTATCTGCCCTTTTAATTGGGCTCTCAGGTATCTATCATCAACCAGCGCCTGCTTTTGCATTATCGCGCAATAACACACAGGAAAATGAAAATATTTACATAAAGCATATTATTCCCTATTTTGGTGTATTGATATTGACCTTCTATTTTACGTATTTGCTGTATGGCACACATCCGGTTTTTCTTGGATTATCCATCAGCATTATCCTGCTGATAATAAGGCAAATCTTTACATTGCTTGAAAACGACAGATTAGTCGATGATTTAAACAGATTAAATGAAGGTTTAGAGCAGAAGGTAAAAGAAAGGACAGACAAGCTCGTCGAAATTATCAATTCGATGGAATACCTTGCCTTTCATGATGTTGTTACAGGACTGCCAAATCGCAGGTATATGGAAAAGCGGCTTGCACAGGCTTTAGAGAATAACTGCTCAAGTAAAAAGCTTGCCTTTATCCTTCTAGATTTAGACCGATTCAAGCATATAAATGACAGTCTTGGCCATTCCTATGGTGACTTGCTTTTGAAGGAAGTGGGGGAAAGATTGTCAGCCAACGTTTCCCCAAATGGGGTTGTCTGCAGAATTGGCGGTGATGAGTATGCGCTCCTGATTGAAAATGCAGAGATCTGTAAAATCGAAGAACTTGCGCAATTAATACTTAAGAGCTTGCGAGAGTCCTATTTTATAAATAATGTTGAATTGAATATTACACCAAGTATTGGCATTGCTATGTATCCTGATCACGGCAGCGACCTAGATGCTTTATTGATGAAGGCAGATACGGCCATGTACAATGTGAAAGAAAATGGTAAAGATCATTTTAAAGTATATAATGGCTCCATGAGTATGAAGTCTATAATGGAATTAGAGCGCTCGATAAGAAAAGGGCTTGAACGAAATGAATTCATCTTGCATTACCAGCCGCAAATATCCTTACACACTCGTCAAATTGTTGGCGTGGAAGCATTGGTGCGCTGGGAGCGACCAGGAATCGGTCTTGTTCCGCCAGGTGAGTTTATTCCCATAGCTGAGGAAACAGGCCTCATTTTGCCAATCGGAGAAAGTGTTTTATGGCAGGCTTGCAGGCAGTCTGTGCTATGGTGTAAAAAGGGATTCCCTGATTTACGAATTGCTGTCAATATTTCATCTCTGCAGTTTCAGCAAGAGAATTTCGTTAACCTAGTAAAGACGATTATGAACGAAACTGGTGCAAATCCAAAAAACATTGAGCTAGAAATAACGGAGAGTATTGCGATGGGACCAATTGAACAAAATATGTCCAAGCTTGCTTGTCTAAAGGAAATGGGCTTTAATATTGCCATTGATGATTTTGGAACAGGCTATTCCTCTTTGCATTATTTAAGCAAATTTCAGATTGACAGATTAAAAATTGACCGGTCTTTCATCACCTCGTTGGAAAAAAGCGAGAAAGATACAGCGATTGTCCGAATGATTGTAATGATGTCAAAGGCATTAAACGTAAAAGTTATTGCGGAAGGTGTAGAAGACGAACATCAAAGAGCATTTCTAGAAGAAGTCCAATGTGATGAATTGCAAGGTTACTTGTTCAGCCGGCCGCTAAATGTGGAAGACTGTGAGAAGTTTCTTGTGAACAATGCATTGTGA
- a CDS encoding DUF4181 domain-containing protein gives MKYIILFAIVWAGVYLIEKLLFKLLGVQKKKVSKTEGKKADIFGRVIIAILIVCTSPFILDADSSFIWPAYLLVIFGYEAFMEWKYIKGSKQYIGTIIFMIIFGVAFYLAIYFEWILKV, from the coding sequence ATGAAATATATCATCTTATTTGCCATAGTATGGGCAGGTGTATACTTAATTGAAAAACTCCTATTTAAATTGCTAGGTGTTCAAAAAAAGAAGGTATCTAAAACAGAGGGAAAGAAGGCAGACATATTCGGAAGGGTAATCATCGCCATATTAATCGTTTGTACCTCGCCGTTTATATTGGATGCCGATAGCTCCTTTATCTGGCCGGCATATTTGCTTGTCATATTCGGATACGAAGCATTCATGGAATGGAAATACATAAAAGGATCAAAACAATATATTGGCACCATTATTTTCATGATTATCTTTGGAGTAGCATTTTATCTCGCCATATATTTTGAATGGATACTTAAAGTCTAA
- a CDS encoding SH3 domain-containing protein, with product MTSLVGADGELKVLRRNRHTDKPVYTTRMEKRELERNLPSLDIRDAWNIKSVLESIKESFMEHVAKVRKMVQASPAKRLVVTGIFTVLFSLGASTASACIQEYTYEVKKNETITEIAATHGVTAEAITNVNGTVSQGDKILLPKVQDKKVTATVLNIRAKATTDSSIIGKLKQGNMVKVSFIKNGWAGILIDGRLAYVSAAYLADSAVKTSETTIKTVTKYVTADSLRVRSGPSTKDAVLGSLKEGAKVTVKADKNGWSSIDYKGKKAYVSSAYLANKTSASEAVKNTETAKDTKTYTIKKGDTFYKISKSYGISVSLLQEANPNVDPTKLRVGQVINIPAITSSDSLLKVEATIGGISPDGTVRFITNDGVTYAAKPETDGILNSLYEKQGQKATLTVKAKRGQQMVITAVK from the coding sequence ATGACAAGTTTAGTAGGAGCTGACGGCGAGCTTAAAGTCTTAAGGAGAAACAGACATACAGACAAACCTGTCTATACTACTAGAATGGAAAAGCGTGAATTAGAGAGAAATCTTCCAAGCTTAGATATAAGAGACGCTTGGAATATCAAATCCGTTCTGGAAAGCATTAAAGAAAGCTTTATGGAGCATGTGGCAAAGGTTAGGAAAATGGTGCAAGCAAGTCCGGCAAAACGGCTTGTAGTTACAGGGATTTTTACGGTTCTCTTTTCATTAGGCGCAAGTACTGCTTCTGCATGCATCCAGGAATATACATATGAAGTGAAAAAGAATGAAACAATTACAGAGATTGCAGCTACTCATGGTGTAACGGCAGAAGCGATTACAAATGTGAATGGCACTGTGTCCCAAGGGGATAAAATTTTGTTGCCAAAGGTGCAAGACAAAAAAGTAACAGCAACCGTGCTTAATATTCGTGCAAAGGCAACAACAGACAGCAGCATTATCGGCAAGCTGAAACAGGGGAATATGGTCAAAGTTTCATTTATTAAAAACGGCTGGGCCGGCATTCTTATTGATGGCCGTCTTGCCTATGTAAGCGCTGCTTATTTAGCAGATTCGGCTGTTAAGACATCGGAAACAACAATCAAGACAGTGACTAAATACGTGACAGCAGACTCTTTAAGGGTGAGGAGCGGCCCGTCTACAAAAGATGCTGTACTTGGCTCATTGAAAGAAGGAGCGAAAGTTACAGTGAAAGCAGACAAAAATGGCTGGTCCTCAATCGATTACAAAGGGAAAAAAGCCTATGTAAGCAGTGCTTACTTAGCAAATAAGACATCAGCGAGTGAAGCTGTCAAAAATACGGAAACTGCAAAGGATACAAAAACATATACTATTAAAAAGGGTGACACTTTTTATAAAATCAGCAAAAGTTATGGAATCTCTGTTTCCCTATTACAAGAAGCAAATCCGAATGTTGATCCAACTAAACTTCGAGTCGGCCAAGTTATTAACATACCTGCGATTACATCTTCTGACAGTCTCCTGAAGGTGGAGGCGACAATTGGCGGAATTAGTCCAGACGGCACCGTGCGTTTTATTACAAATGACGGCGTTACTTATGCTGCAAAGCCGGAAACAGATGGAATCCTCAACAGCCTTTATGAAAAGCAAGGGCAAAAGGCTACTTTAACTGTAAAGGCAAAAAGAGGGCAGCAGATGGTTATTACGGCGGTTAAGTAA
- a CDS encoding bifunctional aldolase/short-chain dehydrogenase: MKRRRTKMVKSLWQEEKAAQLASGLDELVYRSNLIGTDRAVCNWGGGNTSMKTTVTDFRGREVEVMWVKGSGSDLATMKAHNFTGLKLDDITPLIEKEEMPDEEMVEYLSHCMIDSKHPRASIETLLHAFLPFKHVDHTHPDAIISLCCADNGKQIAEEIYGNRFVWVPYIRPGFTLSKMIAEGVKNNPNAELVLMEKHGLVVWGDTASESYEKTISIINEAESYINSKINESQTFGGAKYDSLRVEDAEEILAAVMPVIRGAVSEEKKMLLTYDRGEDVLEFVNSHDAKTLSQVGAACPDHLVHTKMVPLYVEWDPATKDIAALKEAVKEGIAAFKESYTAYFDRNKNEGDQIFETAPRVILIPGIGMVNTGKNVAMSKVSGALYHRAISVMKGATALGNFVSLNENESFNVEYWPLELYKLSLAPKEAEFSRKVAFVTGGAGGIGSETCRLLASQGAHVVLADLNLEGAEKVAAEINETYGEERAIAVKMDVTSEEAVQAAYKRTALAFGGVDIIVNNAGLATSSPFDETSLKEWNLNMNVLGTGYFLVAREAFKQMKEQALGGSMVFIGSKNSVYAGKNAAAYSAVKAMETHLARCIAAEGGEYGIRVNSVLPDAVLQGSAIWGSSWREERAAAYGIEPDQLDEHYRKRTTLLVNIYPKDIAEAISYFASSKAEKTTGCMITVDGGVPAAFTR; this comes from the coding sequence ATAAAGCGGAGGAGAACAAAAATGGTAAAAAGCTTATGGCAAGAAGAAAAGGCAGCACAATTAGCTAGTGGACTTGATGAGTTAGTTTATCGCTCCAATTTAATCGGGACAGACCGGGCTGTCTGCAACTGGGGCGGCGGAAATACTTCCATGAAAACAACCGTAACAGATTTCAGAGGCCGTGAAGTTGAAGTGATGTGGGTAAAAGGAAGCGGCTCTGACTTAGCAACAATGAAAGCGCATAATTTTACAGGTTTGAAACTAGACGACATCACCCCGCTTATTGAAAAAGAAGAAATGCCAGATGAAGAGATGGTTGAATATTTGTCACACTGCATGATCGACAGCAAACATCCTCGTGCATCTATTGAAACATTATTGCATGCATTTTTGCCATTCAAGCATGTAGACCATACGCACCCTGATGCAATCATTAGCCTTTGCTGTGCAGATAACGGCAAGCAAATTGCTGAAGAAATTTACGGCAACCGCTTTGTTTGGGTTCCATACATTCGCCCTGGATTCACTTTATCTAAAATGATAGCAGAAGGGGTAAAAAACAATCCCAATGCTGAGCTAGTACTAATGGAAAAGCATGGTTTAGTTGTGTGGGGAGATACAGCTTCGGAAAGCTATGAAAAAACAATTTCTATCATTAATGAAGCAGAATCCTATATTAATAGTAAAATAAACGAATCACAAACATTCGGCGGCGCTAAATATGATTCACTACGCGTGGAAGATGCTGAAGAGATTTTGGCTGCTGTTATGCCAGTTATCCGCGGAGCTGTTAGTGAAGAAAAGAAGATGCTGTTAACTTATGACAGAGGAGAAGACGTCCTTGAGTTTGTGAACAGCCATGATGCAAAAACATTGTCACAAGTCGGAGCAGCTTGTCCAGATCATTTAGTTCATACAAAAATGGTGCCATTATATGTAGAATGGGACCCAGCAACAAAGGATATCGCTGCATTGAAGGAAGCAGTGAAAGAGGGAATAGCAGCATTTAAAGAATCCTATACAGCTTATTTTGATAGAAATAAGAATGAAGGAGATCAAATATTTGAAACAGCACCCCGCGTTATTTTAATACCAGGAATCGGCATGGTTAACACAGGCAAAAACGTTGCTATGTCTAAAGTAAGCGGTGCCTTGTATCACAGAGCAATTTCTGTTATGAAAGGTGCAACAGCACTAGGAAACTTTGTGTCCTTGAATGAAAATGAATCCTTCAATGTGGAATATTGGCCATTAGAGCTATATAAATTATCACTAGCACCTAAGGAAGCAGAATTTTCACGTAAAGTGGCATTCGTCACAGGCGGAGCTGGCGGAATCGGCAGTGAAACATGCAGGCTGCTCGCATCACAAGGCGCGCATGTTGTTCTGGCAGACTTGAACTTAGAAGGTGCAGAAAAGGTAGCCGCAGAAATCAATGAGACATATGGAGAAGAGCGTGCTATTGCAGTGAAAATGGATGTTACAAGTGAGGAAGCAGTACAAGCTGCCTACAAGCGGACAGCTCTTGCTTTTGGCGGTGTTGATATTATCGTTAATAATGCAGGCTTGGCAACTTCTAGCCCGTTTGATGAAACATCGTTAAAAGAGTGGAATTTAAATATGAATGTGCTTGGCACAGGGTATTTCCTTGTTGCAAGAGAAGCATTTAAACAAATGAAGGAACAGGCTCTAGGCGGAAGCATGGTATTCATCGGTTCGAAAAACTCCGTTTATGCAGGCAAAAACGCAGCTGCATACAGTGCAGTCAAGGCAATGGAAACACATCTTGCCCGCTGCATCGCTGCCGAAGGAGGAGAATATGGCATCCGCGTCAATTCAGTACTGCCTGATGCAGTCTTGCAAGGTTCTGCTATTTGGGGATCTAGCTGGCGTGAAGAAAGAGCGGCAGCCTACGGAATTGAACCAGATCAGCTTGATGAGCATTACCGTAAACGCACCACTTTACTCGTTAACATTTATCCGAAAGATATTGCAGAAGCTATCAGCTATTTTGCATCATCAAAAGCAGAGAAAACAACAGGCTGCATGATTACAGTCGACGGTGGAGTTCCAGCAGCATTTACAAGATAA
- a CDS encoding lactate utilization protein C, protein MMEGNVTNKESFLDHIAQKLNRPRGQAIKKPDWNYKPQLNVLQNANQDDLAEVLKKQCEVIHTDYIEASADEVAETMEKILKTNQLRSVITYDDPRFNEYGLNEIKQNEWKVNGISTYIWDNTKKQENINAAETADVGITISDMTLAESGTVLLFSNRNKGRSVSLLPKTFIAIVPKSTVVPRMTQAATAIAKLVADGEDIASCIDFITGPSNSADIELNLIVGVHGPIKATYILVKDK, encoded by the coding sequence ATAATGGAGGGTAATGTCACAAATAAGGAATCATTTTTGGACCATATCGCCCAAAAGCTGAACCGGCCGAGAGGGCAAGCTATTAAAAAACCTGACTGGAACTATAAGCCCCAGCTGAATGTCCTGCAAAACGCCAATCAGGATGACTTGGCTGAAGTGCTGAAAAAGCAATGCGAAGTCATCCATACAGACTATATAGAGGCATCTGCTGATGAGGTTGCTGAAACAATGGAAAAGATCTTAAAAACTAATCAATTGCGTTCAGTAATTACATATGATGACCCCCGCTTTAATGAGTACGGCCTTAATGAAATCAAACAGAATGAATGGAAAGTAAACGGAATTAGCACTTATATTTGGGATAACACCAAAAAGCAAGAAAATATAAACGCTGCTGAAACAGCGGATGTTGGTATTACAATCAGCGACATGACATTGGCTGAATCAGGCACAGTACTGTTATTTTCCAACCGTAATAAAGGCAGATCTGTCAGCCTTCTGCCCAAAACCTTTATCGCAATCGTGCCAAAAAGCACGGTTGTGCCGCGAATGACACAGGCAGCAACAGCGATTGCCAAGCTTGTAGCGGATGGCGAGGATATTGCAAGCTGCATTGACTTTATCACAGGACCAAGCAACAGTGCTGACATTGAGCTTAATCTTATTGTTGGCGTCCATGGACCGATAAAAGCTACCTATATACTTGTAAAAGACAAATAA
- a CDS encoding LutB/LldF family L-lactate oxidation iron-sulfur protein, which produces MPMKIGDQPFFGRVKDGLEDSFMRSAVTSAQERMQGKRLAAVEELGDWEEWRKLGEEIRTHTLENLDYYLEKLSENTAKRGGHVFFAKTKEEANDYIKSVVEKKQAKKIVKSKSMVTEEINLNETLEAAGCEVIETDLGEYILQLDDHDPPSHIVVPALHKNKEQIRDTFKEKKGYQKTEIPEELALFAREQLRQEFLTADLGITGCNFAVADAGTVCLVTNEGNAGLVTALPKTQITVMGMERIVPTWEELDILVSLLCRSSVGQKLTSYITGLTGPKEEGDVDGPEEFHLVIVDNGRSNILGTEFQSALHCIRCAACINVCPVYRHIGGHSYGSIYPGPIGAVLTPLLGGYEEYKELPYASSLCAACTDACPVKIPLHELLIKHRRKIVEDEGKAPMAEKLAMKGYEFAVKHPSIYQAGTKSAPVALKPFTKDNSIKSGPGPVKLWTDTRDLPAPSKQRFRDWYKQKRKQEDQHNGG; this is translated from the coding sequence ATGCCGATGAAAATAGGAGATCAGCCATTTTTCGGAAGAGTAAAGGATGGTTTGGAAGACAGCTTTATGCGCTCTGCTGTTACTTCCGCACAAGAGAGAATGCAAGGCAAGCGGCTTGCAGCAGTGGAGGAGCTTGGAGACTGGGAGGAATGGCGCAAGCTTGGAGAGGAAATCCGCACACATACGCTGGAGAATCTGGACTACTATTTAGAAAAACTCAGTGAAAATACAGCTAAAAGAGGCGGCCATGTGTTTTTTGCTAAAACAAAGGAAGAAGCAAACGATTATATTAAAAGCGTTGTTGAAAAAAAACAAGCAAAAAAAATCGTGAAGTCTAAATCGATGGTAACAGAAGAAATCAATTTAAACGAAACACTAGAGGCTGCCGGATGTGAAGTGATAGAAACCGATTTGGGAGAATATATCCTCCAGCTGGATGACCATGATCCGCCATCCCATATTGTCGTGCCAGCACTGCATAAAAATAAAGAACAAATCAGAGATACGTTTAAGGAAAAGAAAGGCTACCAAAAAACAGAAATACCAGAAGAATTGGCATTGTTTGCGAGAGAACAGCTGCGCCAGGAATTTTTGACAGCAGATTTAGGGATAACAGGCTGTAATTTCGCTGTTGCTGATGCTGGCACAGTCTGTCTCGTCACTAATGAAGGGAATGCAGGACTAGTGACTGCACTTCCAAAAACACAAATCACTGTCATGGGAATGGAAAGAATTGTCCCGACATGGGAGGAGCTTGATATCCTTGTTTCCTTACTGTGCCGCAGCTCTGTCGGCCAAAAACTAACAAGCTATATCACAGGTCTAACTGGGCCGAAGGAAGAAGGCGATGTAGACGGACCAGAGGAATTTCACTTAGTTATCGTTGATAATGGCAGATCCAATATTCTTGGAACAGAATTCCAAAGTGCGCTCCATTGTATTAGATGTGCTGCATGTATTAATGTCTGCCCTGTTTATCGTCATATTGGCGGCCATTCGTATGGTTCCATTTATCCCGGTCCAATTGGAGCTGTTTTGACACCCTTGCTTGGAGGCTATGAAGAATATAAAGAACTGCCTTACGCCTCGTCCCTTTGTGCTGCTTGTACAGATGCTTGTCCAGTGAAAATACCCCTTCATGAATTGCTGATTAAGCATCGCCGCAAAATAGTGGAGGATGAAGGGAAGGCCCCGATGGCAGAAAAGCTGGCGATGAAAGGCTATGAGTTTGCTGTTAAACATCCGAGCATTTACCAGGCTGGCACAAAATCAGCTCCAGTTGCTCTCAAACCATTCACTAAGGATAACAGCATTAAAAGTGGGCCTGGTCCAGTTAAGCTTTGGACAGATACCCGCGACTTGCCGGCACCAAGCAAACAAAGATTCCGAGATTGGTATAAACAAAAAAGAAAACAGGAGGATCAGCATAATGGAGGGTAA